The following is a genomic window from Pseudomonas sp. FP2335.
GGCGGACGTGGCCATGGGGGTGTGGCAGCGCTCCAGCTCGATCGACCTGGCGGTCTTTGAACAGCATCGTGATATTTGGCTGCAACCACTGCGGATTGCATTCGGGCATATCCGCCAGCTTGCCGGGCTCAAACGCCTGATTGCGCTGACGGTGGGGGTCAACCTGATCATCGGGGTCACGCTGGCCACGTCAGCCGCAATGGTCACCGGGCTTTACGCCGCCGACAAGGACGCCTATGCGGTACTGCAAGCCGCAGGCGCAGGGGTGACCATCGCGATTCTGTTCTACCTGGCGCGCGCCACCCTGTCGCTGAAAATCCTCGGTGGCCTGTCATACGCACTGATTGCCGCCGGCGCGCTGATCACCGCGATCAGCCCCAATCTGTGGGCTTACTCGCTGGGGTTCCTGCTGGTGATCGGCTTCGACAAGATGTACAGCGTGTACATGCGCAGCGTGCGGCAAAAGGTGATTCCGGTGCAGGACTTTGGCAAAACCGTGGGGGTGATTACCTTGCTCAACAACCTGCCGCAACCCCTGGCCGGGTTGGCGGTTGCACTGCTGGCGGCGCCGCTGGGTACGCAAACGGTGATCCTGCTGCTGACCGCGATCACCGTGTTGATCGGTGTGGTCGTGGCCTCAGGCCGGCACGCCGCTGTGAAAGCGGAACTCGACGTCGGGTGACTCGATCAGTTCCTGCTCGGCCGCCCTCACCCGCTCGATGACTTGGGCGATGTCCTTGGCGTCGCCGTATTGGTAGGCCAATTTCAGATAGCCCTGGAAGTGCCGCGCCTCGCTTTTCAGCAGGCCGAAGTAGAACTTGCCGAGGTCTTCATCCAAATGCGGCACCAGCGCTTCGAAACGCTCGCAACTGCGGGCTTCGATAAAGGCGCCGACCACCAGCGTATCCACCAGTTTGACCGGCTCATGACTGCGCACCACTTTGCGCAACGCCGAGGCGTAGCGACCGGCATGCAGCTGGCGCAGCTCGATCTTGCGCTTTTTCATCAGGCGCATGACCTGTTCGTGGTGCACCAACTCTTCGCGGGCCAGGCGCGACATCATATTGATCAGGTCGACATGGCTGTGGTACTTGGCCATCAGGCTCAGGGCGGTGCTGGCAGCTTTGAATTCGCAGTTCTTGTGGTCGATCAGCAGGGTTTCCTGATCGGCCAGCGCGGCCTGGACCCAGGCGTCGGGAGTGCGGCAACCGAGGAATTCGTGGATTTCGGGCAGGTTCATCGGGCTCACGGGCAAAGGATCACAAAAGGGCGCCGATTATACCGACCACGCCGCAGACCACCAGCCACCGGCCTTGATGTGCATCAACATGACGTGCGCCGGGCAGCAACTATAGTTGTCTCATGCCCACCACTTCCCGGAGTTACCGACCATGCAAGCCATCCGCAGCATCCTGGTGCTCATCGAGCCCGAACATTCGGAAAGCCTGGCCCTCAAACGCGCCAAGTTGATCGCCGGGGTCACCGGTGCGCACTTGCATTTGCTGGTGTGCGACAGGAAACATGAGCATTCGGCGCTGCTGAGCCTGCTCAAGGCGGGCTTGCAGGAGGATGGCTACAGCGTGACCACCGAGCAGGCGTGGAACGAGAGCCTGCATGCAACCATTATTGATGTGCAGCAGGCCGAAGGCTGTGGACTGGTGATCAAGCAGCACTTTCCCGACAGCCCCTTGAAAAAGGCTCTGCTGACCCCGGCGGATTGGAAACTGTTGCGTTATTGCCCGACGGCGGTGTTGTTGGTCAAGACGTCTACGCCGTGGGCTGAAGGTGTGATCCTGGCGGCAATCGATGTGGGTAATACCGACGCCGAACACCGTGAACTGCACGCCGAGATAGTCGGTCATGGCTTCGACATCGCCAGCCTGGCCAAGGCCCAACTGCATGTGATCAGCGCCCACCCTTCGCCGATGCTATCGGCGGCGGACCCGACGTTCCAGCTCAAAGAAACGATTGAGGCGCGCTACCGCGAACAGTGCCGGGCATTCCAAGCCGAGTTTGATATCGACAACTCAAGGCTGCACATCGAGGAAGGCCCTGCCGACGTACTGATTCCCTTTGCGGCGCACAAGTACCATGCAGTCGTCACCATCATCGGCACGGTGGCGCGTACCGGCATTTCCGGCGCGTTAATCGGCAATACGGCGGAGGTCGTGCTCGACAAGTTGGAAAGTGATGTGCTGGTGCTCAAGCCTGCGAGCCTTATGGATCACCTGGAAGAGCTGGCGGCTAAGTCCTGAGGGCGACGAGGATCAAACTGTGGGAGCCCGCTCCCACACAAGCCCATTTCACATTGGGTCGGGTGTTGTC
Proteins encoded in this region:
- a CDS encoding MFS transporter; the encoded protein is MRKDYLAFFVSLFLSRLADQILLFIVPLIVFQSTGSVSWAGLAFFVESLPRFLAFPLCGALCDKYPPVRILHISQVYRALTCVVAVALYGMFDGIYWLVLLSAVCGVLTTQGIMAREVLMPHIFAQYSYAKTLSYSQIADQSGLVLGPLVAALMLEVWAWHWVVLGIAGLFVLADVAMGVWQRSSSIDLAVFEQHRDIWLQPLRIAFGHIRQLAGLKRLIALTVGVNLIIGVTLATSAAMVTGLYAADKDAYAVLQAAGAGVTIAILFYLARATLSLKILGGLSYALIAAGALITAISPNLWAYSLGFLLVIGFDKMYSVYMRSVRQKVIPVQDFGKTVGVITLLNNLPQPLAGLAVALLAAPLGTQTVILLLTAITVLIGVVVASGRHAAVKAELDVG
- a CDS encoding tRNA-(ms[2]io[6]A)-hydroxylase — its product is MNLPEIHEFLGCRTPDAWVQAALADQETLLIDHKNCEFKAASTALSLMAKYHSHVDLINMMSRLAREELVHHEQVMRLMKKRKIELRQLHAGRYASALRKVVRSHEPVKLVDTLVVGAFIEARSCERFEALVPHLDEDLGKFYFGLLKSEARHFQGYLKLAYQYGDAKDIAQVIERVRAAEQELIESPDVEFRFHSGVPA
- a CDS encoding universal stress protein; amino-acid sequence: MQAIRSILVLIEPEHSESLALKRAKLIAGVTGAHLHLLVCDRKHEHSALLSLLKAGLQEDGYSVTTEQAWNESLHATIIDVQQAEGCGLVIKQHFPDSPLKKALLTPADWKLLRYCPTAVLLVKTSTPWAEGVILAAIDVGNTDAEHRELHAEIVGHGFDIASLAKAQLHVISAHPSPMLSAADPTFQLKETIEARYREQCRAFQAEFDIDNSRLHIEEGPADVLIPFAAHKYHAVVTIIGTVARTGISGALIGNTAEVVLDKLESDVLVLKPASLMDHLEELAAKS